From Microcystis aeruginosa NIES-2549, a single genomic window includes:
- a CDS encoding M20 family metallopeptidase, with the protein MISSTPVPNSLNGAQIRLAIRCLQPQLVHWRRQIHQKPELGFQEHLTASLISQTLTKYGIDHQTGIAGTGIVATIEGSQPGPVLALRADMDALPIAEENQVPYRSQHPGQMHACGHDGHTAIALGTAVYLAQNRHDVKGKVKIIFQPAEEGPGGAKPMIEAGVLKNPDVEGIIGLHLWNNLPLGTVGVKNGPLMAAVECFDLQIQGRGGHGAIPHQTVDSLLVAAQIVNALQTIVARNLNPLDAAVVTVGKLAAGTARNVIADSANLSGTVRYFNPQLGGYFRQRMQEIIAGICQSQGASYQFDYWQLYPPVINHDQMAELVRSIAAQVVETPAGIVPECQTLGGEDMSFFLQEVPGCYFFLGSANPELGLAYPHHHPRFDFDESVLGMGVEIFVRCVEKFGNSKTF; encoded by the coding sequence ATGATTTCCTCCACTCCCGTTCCTAATAGCTTAAATGGCGCTCAAATTCGCCTTGCTATTCGTTGCCTGCAGCCGCAATTGGTCCACTGGCGCCGACAAATACACCAAAAACCAGAACTAGGCTTTCAAGAACATCTCACCGCCTCCTTAATCAGTCAAACCCTGACTAAATACGGAATTGACCATCAAACCGGTATCGCCGGCACTGGAATTGTTGCCACCATCGAAGGCAGTCAACCGGGGCCGGTTTTAGCCCTGCGGGCCGATATGGATGCACTACCGATCGCCGAAGAAAACCAAGTCCCCTATCGTTCCCAACATCCGGGCCAAATGCACGCCTGTGGTCACGATGGTCACACAGCCATCGCCCTCGGCACAGCAGTTTACCTAGCACAAAACCGTCACGATGTCAAGGGAAAAGTAAAAATTATTTTCCAACCCGCCGAAGAGGGGCCGGGGGGGGCGAAACCGATGATCGAAGCGGGAGTGCTGAAAAATCCCGACGTGGAGGGAATTATCGGGCTGCATCTCTGGAATAATCTGCCTTTAGGGACAGTGGGCGTGAAAAATGGGCCTTTAATGGCGGCGGTGGAATGTTTCGATCTCCAGATTCAAGGCCGGGGCGGCCACGGGGCAATTCCCCATCAAACCGTCGATTCACTACTGGTGGCGGCCCAAATCGTCAACGCCTTGCAAACTATCGTCGCCCGCAACCTTAACCCCCTCGATGCCGCCGTGGTAACTGTGGGCAAATTAGCGGCGGGAACCGCCAGAAACGTGATCGCCGATAGTGCTAATCTCAGTGGGACGGTGCGCTATTTCAATCCCCAGTTAGGGGGCTATTTCCGACAACGGATGCAAGAAATCATCGCGGGCATCTGTCAAAGTCAGGGGGCTAGTTATCAATTCGATTACTGGCAATTGTATCCCCCAGTAATCAATCATGATCAGATGGCGGAATTAGTGCGCTCAATCGCCGCACAAGTGGTGGAAACCCCGGCCGGAATCGTTCCCGAATGTCAAACCCTGGGAGGGGAAGATATGTCCTTCTTTTTACAGGAAGTACCGGGCTGTTATTTCTTCTTGGGATCCGCCAATCCCGAATTAGGATTAGCCTATCCCCACCATCATCCCCGCTTTGATTT